In one window of Nodosilinea sp. PGN35 DNA:
- a CDS encoding transglutaminase family protein translates to MPDSSSPMSVALPLAGAVPLLQPIGVKALYGLALQGEHLLAVDPFRGYLLRIAPETEQVKILNTSQAEAFYGVTGIACWQDQLWFSRDHTVYSTPLNDLQPVPLLTLPYPADGVAVWENTLYISCKKGGCIFVCDRTSGQRITQFSAPGIGVENLSVWGDYLWACDQAEQTVYCLDRATGELVVKMLTPFATPTGLAVPPHTTPDSGTVWVAYANEEPYVREDPNGAEPFVLTLRDRTLIHPLSYRWYKEANYCRTTGYLVEMTYVEEIDTLEDALPLENVEWRIAFPTTTDRQRVKSVEPVGLPFSEVQQAGERVASFKFGRIDPNQRHLFGWKALVEVYGIKYQLTPRQVESAPPLPQEYGPRYLIDDDELAMDTSLIQAAARESVGTETNLLRQVLSIRNYVYDKLSYAVTPAIETPDVVLQRGRGSCGEYVGLLLALMRLNGIACRTVGRYKCPAHADQPGIYLEPDFNHVWIEFYIPGFGWVPMESNPDDVQEGGPYPTRFFMGLPWWHVEMAKGIPFEKLIRPADSPEARLGDLAVNHMRFKILGELTP, encoded by the coding sequence ATGCCTGACTCTTCTTCGCCCATGTCTGTGGCCCTGCCTCTGGCAGGTGCTGTTCCGCTGCTTCAGCCGATTGGGGTTAAGGCGCTCTACGGCCTCGCTCTCCAGGGCGAGCACCTGCTGGCGGTAGACCCTTTTCGCGGCTATCTGCTGCGCATTGCCCCCGAAACCGAGCAGGTGAAAATTCTCAACACCTCTCAGGCTGAGGCGTTTTACGGGGTGACCGGGATTGCCTGTTGGCAAGACCAGCTGTGGTTTAGCCGCGATCACACCGTCTACAGCACTCCCCTCAACGACCTCCAGCCGGTGCCGCTGCTGACCCTGCCCTACCCCGCCGACGGCGTAGCCGTGTGGGAAAACACCCTCTACATTAGCTGCAAAAAGGGGGGCTGTATTTTTGTCTGCGATCGCACCTCAGGGCAGCGCATCACCCAGTTTTCGGCCCCTGGCATTGGGGTAGAAAACCTCTCGGTGTGGGGCGACTACCTGTGGGCCTGTGACCAGGCCGAGCAGACCGTCTACTGCCTCGATCGCGCCACGGGCGAGCTGGTGGTCAAAATGCTCACCCCCTTTGCTACCCCTACCGGGCTGGCGGTGCCGCCCCACACCACCCCCGACAGCGGCACAGTCTGGGTGGCCTACGCCAACGAAGAGCCCTACGTGCGCGAAGACCCCAACGGCGCAGAGCCCTTTGTGCTGACCCTGCGCGATCGCACCCTGATTCATCCCCTCAGCTACCGCTGGTACAAAGAGGCCAACTACTGCCGCACCACCGGCTACCTGGTCGAAATGACCTACGTCGAAGAAATTGACACCCTCGAAGATGCTCTGCCCTTGGAGAATGTCGAGTGGCGCATTGCCTTTCCCACCACCACCGATCGCCAGCGCGTCAAGTCGGTTGAGCCCGTGGGCCTGCCCTTCAGCGAAGTGCAGCAGGCGGGCGAGCGGGTTGCCAGCTTTAAATTTGGCCGCATTGACCCCAACCAGCGCCACCTGTTCGGCTGGAAAGCCCTGGTTGAGGTCTACGGCATTAAGTACCAGCTCACCCCGCGCCAGGTCGAGTCGGCTCCCCCCCTGCCCCAGGAGTACGGCCCCCGCTACCTGATTGACGACGACGAACTGGCCATGGATACCTCCTTGATCCAGGCGGCGGCCCGCGAGAGCGTGGGCACCGAAACCAACCTGCTGCGCCAGGTGCTCAGCATTCGCAACTACGTCTACGACAAGCTCTCCTATGCGGTGACGCCGGCGATTGAAACCCCCGATGTGGTGCTTCAGCGGGGGCGCGGCTCCTGCGGCGAATACGTTGGCCTGCTGCTGGCCCTGATGCGCCTCAACGGCATCGCCTGTCGCACCGTGGGTCGCTATAAGTGCCCGGCCCACGCCGACCAGCCTGGCATCTACCTGGAGCCCGACTTCAACCACGTGTGGATAGAGTTCTACATTCCCGGCTTTGGCTGGGTGCCCATGGAGTCTAACCCCGACGATGTGCAGGAGGGCGGCCCCTACCCCACCCGCTTTTTCATGGGGCTGCCCTGGTGGCATGTCGAAATGGCCAAGGGCATTCCCTTTGAAAAGCTGATTCGCCCCGCCGACAGCCCCGAAGCGCGCCTGGGCGACCTGGCCGTCAATCACATGCGGTTCAAAATATTGGGCGAACTAACCCCCTAG